One region of Cyanobium sp. M30B3 genomic DNA includes:
- a CDS encoding nitrate ABC transporter ATP-binding protein (This model describes the ATP binding subunits of ATP-binding cassette (ABC) transporters for nitrate transport, or for bicarbonate transport, in bacteria and archaea.), with product MATGLLTVDAVTQTFNLDDGGRYVALEGVNLDIRAGEFVTLIGHSGCGKSTLLNLMAGLSQATEGGILMNGRQVTDPGPDRMVVFQNYSLLPWLTVRQNIALAVDTVFPERSPTERREIVERNIQLVNLSGAAQTFPAELSGGMKQRVAIARALAIRPTLLLLDEPFGALDALTRGNLQQQLMQICQESQLTTVMVTHDVDEALLLSDRVVCLRNGPAAGIGRIVDVPLPRPRERLNVMNHPDYYHLRAELIHFLQEQRRLKQQASISRR from the coding sequence ATGGCCACCGGACTGCTCACCGTTGATGCCGTCACCCAGACTTTCAACCTCGATGACGGCGGCCGTTACGTGGCTCTGGAGGGAGTGAACCTCGACATCCGCGCAGGCGAATTCGTCACGCTGATCGGTCACTCCGGCTGCGGCAAAAGCACCCTGCTCAACCTGATGGCCGGCCTCAGCCAGGCCACGGAGGGCGGCATCCTGATGAACGGCCGCCAGGTCACCGATCCAGGGCCGGATCGGATGGTGGTGTTCCAGAACTATTCGCTGCTGCCCTGGCTCACGGTGCGCCAGAACATCGCCCTGGCGGTGGACACCGTGTTTCCCGAGCGCAGCCCAACGGAGCGGCGCGAGATCGTGGAGCGCAACATCCAGCTGGTGAATCTCAGCGGCGCTGCCCAGACATTCCCGGCGGAACTCTCCGGCGGCATGAAGCAGCGGGTGGCGATCGCCCGGGCCTTGGCGATCCGGCCCACCTTGCTGCTGCTGGATGAACCGTTCGGGGCCCTCGATGCCCTCACCCGCGGCAACCTGCAGCAGCAGCTGATGCAGATCTGCCAGGAGTCGCAGCTCACCACCGTGATGGTGACCCACGACGTGGATGAGGCCCTGCTGCTCTCCGACCGGGTGGTGTGCCTGCGCAACGGCCCTGCCGCCGGCATCGGCCGGATCGTGGACGTGCCCCTGCCCCGACCGCGGGAGCGGCTCAACGTGATGAACCACCCCGACTACTACCACCTGCGCGCCGAGCTGATCCATTTCCTCCAGGAGCAGCGCCGCCTCAAACAACAAGCCTCCATCAGCCGCCGATGA
- a CDS encoding gamma-glutamyl-gamma-aminobutyrate hydrolase family protein (Members of this family of hydrolases with an active site Cys residue belong to MEROPS family C26.), with translation MTRLVVLQHLEREGPGLFAIEAERRGWPVQVVRLDLGQPLPQLKPHDLLLVLGGPMGVGDQGDPAYPWLEGEVELLRQALARQQPLIGVCLGAQLLALAGGGTAIPLQVGEPPRPLREVGFGAISWCVDRVQDSAAAQLLRGLAASELVLHWHGDRCVLPPAAELLASSLHCREQAFRIGARAVGLQFHVEVQPEQLELWLEQDRDFVVGALGPGGVQAIRADAERWGAQVARQGERLIANLLDQLTTEQRPARGDAVQSTSWA, from the coding sequence ATGACCCGCCTGGTGGTGCTCCAGCATCTGGAGCGGGAGGGGCCGGGCCTGTTTGCCATCGAGGCGGAACGCCGCGGCTGGCCCGTGCAGGTGGTGAGGCTCGACCTGGGCCAGCCCCTGCCCCAGCTGAAGCCCCACGACCTGCTGCTGGTGCTGGGCGGGCCGATGGGGGTGGGCGACCAGGGCGATCCTGCCTACCCCTGGCTGGAGGGGGAAGTGGAGCTGCTCCGCCAGGCCCTCGCCCGCCAGCAGCCGCTGATCGGCGTGTGCCTGGGGGCCCAGCTGCTGGCCCTGGCGGGCGGTGGCACGGCCATTCCCCTGCAGGTGGGCGAGCCGCCCCGCCCCCTGCGGGAGGTGGGTTTCGGGGCGATCAGCTGGTGTGTGGATCGGGTTCAGGATTCGGCTGCTGCCCAGTTGCTGCGGGGGCTGGCTGCCAGCGAACTGGTGCTGCACTGGCATGGCGATCGCTGTGTGCTGCCACCCGCCGCAGAACTGCTGGCCAGCAGCCTCCACTGCCGCGAGCAGGCCTTCCGCATCGGCGCCCGGGCGGTGGGGCTGCAGTTCCACGTGGAGGTTCAGCCCGAGCAGCTGGAGCTCTGGCTGGAGCAGGATCGCGATTTCGTTGTTGGTGCTCTCGGGCCAGGCGGCGTGCAGGCCATCCGCGCCGATGCTGAGCGCTGGGGAGCTCAGGTGGCCCGCCAGGGGGAGCGCTTGATCGCCAATCTCCTCGATCAGCTCACCACCGAGCAGCGCCCCGCCCGTGGCGACGCAGTTCAGTCCACGTCATGGGCGTAG
- a CDS encoding nitrate reductase, with translation MAHDLNSSALAQCPYCGVGCGLEMKPPADPPAGGLDGGWTARGDRHHPSSLGQVCVKGATVGETLHHNRLTTPLWRERTDQPFGPISWERAFSILVERIQATLASKGPQALAIYGSGQFLTEDYYAANKLLKGALGSNNFDANSRLCMSSAVAGYARSLGSDGPPCCYDDLDLADLVLLIGTNTAECHPVLFQRLLKRRRKGEGPRLVVVDPRATATSDAADLHLAIAPGSDLALLCGLGHLLLQHGSLRRGGVDRAFVASHTEGFAALEVLWRAWDPARAAAVCGIAEADLRQLADWWCEAAAALSLWSMGVNQSREGTATVAGICNLHLVSGQIGRPGAGPFSLTGQPNAMGGREVGGLAQLLPGYRTVSDPGHRAEVESHWGFETGSIAAEPGLAVWQQIEAMERGALDLWWVAATNPLVSMPSLDRVRAAVANCPLVVLSEAYAGTETEAVAHLVLPAAQWSEKEGVMVNSERRVTLCRAFRELPGEARPDWAIFAELGRRLGFGQQFGWRDAAAVYAEFVALTAGRLCDSSGLSHQLLAGHGPQQWPFPAGTEPGGGQARLYGPPLATDAAFPGAAAGHRFPTPSGKARLWADPPLGLAEPPDAAYPLVLTVGRLLGHWHTMTRTAHVARVAKAHPEPLLEVHPHDAARAGLGEGGEAQVRSRRGALRVKLQLTERIRPGTVFLPMHWGASQGELACEANRLMHELGCPISQQPELKGAAVVLEPVEEGAVP, from the coding sequence ATGGCCCATGACCTCAACAGTTCCGCCCTGGCCCAGTGTCCCTACTGCGGAGTGGGCTGCGGCCTGGAGATGAAACCCCCCGCCGATCCGCCGGCGGGCGGGCTCGACGGTGGCTGGACCGCCCGCGGCGACCGCCACCACCCCTCCTCGCTCGGCCAGGTGTGCGTGAAGGGGGCCACCGTGGGCGAGACCCTGCACCACAACCGCCTCACCACGCCCCTGTGGCGAGAACGCACCGATCAACCCTTCGGGCCGATCAGCTGGGAGCGAGCCTTCTCGATCCTGGTGGAGCGCATCCAGGCAACCCTCGCTAGCAAGGGCCCCCAGGCCCTGGCGATCTACGGCTCCGGCCAGTTCCTCACGGAGGATTACTACGCGGCCAACAAGCTGCTCAAGGGGGCCCTGGGCAGCAACAACTTCGATGCCAACTCGCGCCTGTGCATGAGTTCGGCGGTGGCGGGCTACGCCCGCAGCCTCGGCTCCGACGGCCCGCCCTGCTGCTACGACGACCTCGACCTGGCCGACCTGGTGCTGCTGATCGGCACCAACACCGCCGAGTGCCACCCGGTGCTGTTTCAGCGGCTGCTCAAGCGCCGGCGCAAGGGGGAAGGGCCGCGGCTGGTGGTGGTGGATCCCCGCGCCACCGCCACCAGCGATGCTGCCGATCTCCATCTGGCGATCGCCCCAGGCAGCGATCTGGCCCTGCTCTGTGGCCTGGGTCATCTGTTGCTGCAGCACGGTTCGCTGCGGCGTGGTGGTGTGGATCGGGCCTTCGTGGCCTCCCACACCGAGGGCTTCGCCGCGCTGGAGGTGCTCTGGCGGGCCTGGGATCCGGCGCGGGCCGCGGCGGTGTGCGGCATCGCTGAGGCCGACCTGCGCCAGCTGGCTGACTGGTGGTGTGAGGCCGCCGCGGCGTTGAGCCTCTGGTCGATGGGGGTGAACCAGAGCCGCGAGGGCACCGCCACCGTGGCCGGGATCTGCAACCTGCACCTGGTGAGCGGCCAGATCGGCCGGCCGGGCGCCGGGCCTTTCTCGCTCACCGGCCAGCCCAACGCCATGGGCGGCCGCGAAGTGGGCGGCCTGGCCCAGCTGCTGCCCGGCTACCGCACGGTGAGCGATCCGGGCCATCGGGCTGAAGTGGAGAGCCACTGGGGATTTGAAACCGGATCGATTGCCGCCGAGCCCGGCCTGGCGGTGTGGCAGCAGATCGAGGCGATGGAGCGGGGTGCGCTCGATCTCTGGTGGGTGGCGGCCACCAACCCGCTGGTGAGCATGCCCAGCCTCGATCGCGTGCGTGCGGCGGTGGCGAACTGTCCTCTGGTGGTGCTGAGCGAGGCCTATGCCGGCACCGAAACCGAGGCGGTGGCCCACCTGGTGCTGCCGGCGGCCCAGTGGAGCGAAAAGGAGGGGGTGATGGTGAACTCCGAGCGCCGCGTCACCCTCTGCCGCGCCTTTCGCGAGCTCCCCGGTGAGGCCCGGCCCGACTGGGCGATCTTCGCGGAACTGGGCCGGCGCCTGGGGTTTGGGCAGCAATTCGGCTGGCGTGACGCCGCTGCGGTGTACGCCGAGTTCGTGGCGCTCACCGCCGGCCGGCTGTGCGACAGCAGCGGCCTCAGCCACCAGCTCCTGGCCGGGCACGGCCCCCAGCAGTGGCCCTTTCCCGCCGGCACCGAACCCGGTGGCGGCCAGGCGCGGCTCTATGGCCCACCCTTGGCAACGGACGCGGCCTTTCCCGGAGCTGCTGCGGGCCACCGCTTCCCCACCCCCTCAGGCAAGGCCCGCCTCTGGGCCGACCCGCCCCTGGGCCTGGCCGAGCCCCCTGATGCCGCCTACCCGCTGGTGCTCACCGTGGGCCGGCTGCTCGGCCACTGGCACACCATGACCCGCACCGCCCATGTGGCCCGGGTGGCCAAGGCCCACCCTGAACCCTTGCTGGAGGTGCATCCCCACGATGCCGCCCGCGCCGGCCTGGGGGAGGGCGGTGAGGCCCAGGTGCGCTCCCGCCGCGGCGCCCTCAGGGTGAAGCTGCAGCTCACCGAGCGCATCCGCCCTGGCACCGTGTTCCTGCCGATGCACTGGGGCGCCTCCCAGGGGGAGCTGGCCTGCGAGGCCAACCGGCTGATGCACGAGCTGGGCTGTCCGATCTCCCAGCAGCCGGAATTGAAGGGGGCGGCGGTGGTGCTGGAGCCCGTGGAGGAGGGCGCGGTGCCATGA
- a CDS encoding radical SAM protein → MARGTDKLNRPLGVLRLSLTARCNLACPYCLPDGVDPPGLLTLAQRLRVIEAAVTLGARNLRLTGGEPLLHGGLEELIAAVQPLRALAPESHGLREIALTSNGVLLSAERARALRAAGLDRITLSLDGTTGASVARMTGVGGGNPQERERRGAALLTKVLAAIEHARSAGFEPARGALKLNAVIQRGTNDDQLLPLAALARERDVELRLIEFMDVGNRNGWRPEAVLSAAEMVERIGARWPLEPQGRAAHGTASRWRYRDRDPKAGGAHLAVVASVSAPFCGDCNRLRVTADGIAYTCLFAAPGSGLDLRPWLQPDCPDEALGEAIAVHWGRRADRWSEERQEAWERNSPDDGGSALMAHAEMAYLGG, encoded by the coding sequence ATGGCCCGTGGCACCGACAAGCTCAACCGACCCCTGGGGGTGCTGCGGCTCTCGCTCACAGCCCGCTGCAACCTGGCCTGCCCTTACTGCCTGCCCGATGGGGTGGACCCGCCGGGCCTGCTGACGCTGGCGCAGCGACTTCGCGTGATCGAGGCAGCAGTGACGCTGGGGGCCCGCAACCTGCGCCTTACCGGCGGCGAGCCGCTGCTGCACGGCGGCCTCGAGGAGCTGATCGCCGCCGTGCAACCTCTGCGCGCTCTGGCACCCGAAAGCCACGGCCTGCGCGAGATCGCGCTCACCAGCAATGGCGTTCTGCTCAGCGCCGAGCGGGCCCGGGCTTTACGCGCCGCCGGTCTGGATCGGATCACCCTCAGCCTTGATGGCACCACGGGCGCGTCGGTGGCCCGCATGACCGGGGTGGGCGGCGGCAATCCCCAGGAGCGGGAACGGCGCGGCGCGGCACTGCTGACGAAAGTGCTGGCAGCGATCGAGCACGCCCGCAGCGCCGGCTTTGAACCCGCCCGCGGGGCGCTCAAGCTCAATGCCGTGATCCAACGCGGCACCAACGACGACCAGCTGCTGCCCCTGGCGGCCCTGGCCCGCGAGCGGGATGTGGAGTTGCGCCTGATCGAATTCATGGACGTGGGCAACCGCAACGGCTGGCGACCCGAGGCGGTGTTAAGCGCTGCAGAAATGGTGGAGCGGATTGGAGCCCGCTGGCCGCTGGAGCCCCAGGGGCGCGCCGCCCACGGCACCGCCAGCCGTTGGCGCTACAGGGATCGCGACCCCAAAGCCGGCGGGGCCCACCTCGCCGTGGTGGCCTCGGTAAGTGCCCCTTTCTGCGGCGACTGCAACCGCCTGCGCGTCACCGCCGACGGCATCGCCTACACCTGCCTGTTCGCGGCCCCCGGCAGCGGCCTCGACCTGCGGCCCTGGCTGCAGCCAGATTGCCCAGACGAAGCCCTGGGCGAGGCGATCGCCGTTCATTGGGGTAGACGAGCCGATCGCTGGAGTGAGGAACGCCAAGAGGCCTGGGAGCGCAACAGCCCAGACGACGGCGGCTCCGCCCTGATGGCCCACGCGGAGATGGCCTATCTGGGCGGCTGA
- a CDS encoding molybdenum cofactor guanylyltransferase yields MRPLRACLLSGGESRRMGRDKALLPHPKGGTWLERTLLLLGQLGAPVTLLSRHPAHLALAQRLGPLLPPISPLIEPPPCQGPLLALHRLMRQHPEERLLLCPVDMPELTLAALRSLLAAADHPAAAGSPTQLHLAHDGERLQPLLGVYPSSAPLCSHLAAAVQRGERRLQGWLATQTIHTVFLDPRAIRNVNRPEADHPTVSPANDPCSSTLLSQRPSPPSRSAPPTHGWEP; encoded by the coding sequence ATGAGGCCCCTGCGCGCCTGCCTGCTGAGCGGTGGAGAGAGCCGGCGCATGGGGCGCGACAAGGCGCTGCTTCCCCACCCCAAGGGCGGCACCTGGCTGGAGCGCACGCTGCTGCTTCTGGGCCAACTTGGAGCACCGGTGACCTTGCTGAGCCGCCACCCTGCCCACCTGGCGCTGGCGCAGCGACTGGGCCCCCTGCTGCCACCGATCTCCCCCCTCATCGAACCGCCGCCCTGCCAGGGCCCGCTTCTGGCCCTGCACCGGCTGATGCGGCAGCACCCCGAGGAGCGCCTGCTGCTCTGCCCGGTGGACATGCCGGAGCTCACGCTTGCCGCCCTGCGCTCCCTGCTGGCGGCGGCAGACCATCCAGCTGCCGCCGGTAGCCCCACCCAGCTCCACCTGGCCCACGACGGTGAGCGCCTACAACCGCTGCTGGGGGTCTACCCGAGTAGCGCCCCGTTGTGCAGTCATCTCGCAGCGGCGGTGCAGCGCGGCGAACGTCGCTTGCAGGGCTGGCTGGCCACACAGACAATCCACACGGTGTTCCTGGATCCCCGCGCCATCCGCAACGTGAACCGGCCGGAGGCGGATCATCCGACCGTATCCCCTGCCAACGATCCCTGCTCCTCCACCCTGCTCTCACAGCGGCCCAGCCCCCCCTCCAGAAGCGCCCCGCCAACGCATGGCTGGGAGCCATAG
- a CDS encoding nitrate ABC transporter ATP-binding protein (This model describes the ATP binding subunits of ATP-binding cassette (ABC) transporters for nitrate transport, or for bicarbonate transport, in bacteria and archaea.), with protein sequence MTTATPAPATRPTSTAQPFLEFRDVGQVFHTRRGPFEALRNINLQVRQGEFLCVIGHSGCGKSTLLNMVSGFLQPSSGAVTLEGTPIERPGPDRMVVFQNYSLLPWLTVWQNVEMAVKAARGELDTGSRREVVAHHLEMVGLMEARAKRPGQLSGGMRQRVAIARALAVSPAVLVLDEPFGALDAITKEELQEELLAIWREQKPTVLMITHDIDEALFLADRIVMMTNGPSATIGEILEVPFGRPRSYEAIQDDPRYGQLRNHALDFLYRRYAHDVD encoded by the coding sequence ATGACCACCGCCACACCTGCCCCCGCCACCAGACCCACCAGCACCGCCCAGCCCTTCCTGGAATTCCGGGATGTGGGCCAGGTGTTCCACACCCGCCGCGGCCCGTTCGAGGCCCTGCGCAACATCAACCTGCAGGTGCGGCAGGGGGAATTCCTCTGCGTGATCGGACACTCCGGCTGCGGCAAGAGCACGTTGCTCAACATGGTGTCGGGCTTTCTCCAGCCCAGCAGCGGCGCCGTGACCCTGGAGGGCACGCCGATCGAACGGCCTGGGCCCGACCGGATGGTGGTGTTCCAGAACTACTCGCTGCTGCCCTGGCTCACGGTGTGGCAGAACGTGGAGATGGCCGTGAAAGCGGCCCGTGGCGAACTGGATACCGGCAGCCGACGCGAGGTGGTGGCCCATCACCTGGAGATGGTGGGACTGATGGAGGCCCGCGCCAAACGGCCGGGCCAGCTCTCCGGCGGCATGCGCCAGCGGGTGGCGATCGCCCGGGCCCTGGCCGTGAGTCCGGCGGTGCTGGTGCTGGATGAACCGTTCGGCGCCCTCGATGCGATCACCAAGGAGGAGCTGCAGGAGGAGTTGCTGGCGATCTGGCGCGAGCAGAAGCCCACGGTGCTGATGATCACCCACGACATCGACGAGGCCCTGTTCCTTGCCGACCGGATCGTGATGATGACCAACGGCCCCTCGGCCACGATCGGCGAAATCCTCGAGGTGCCGTTCGGGCGGCCCAGGAGCTACGAGGCCATCCAGGACGACCCCCGCTATGGCCAGCTGCGCAACCACGCCCTCGACTTCCTCTACCGCCGCTACGCCCATGACGTGGACTGA
- the ntrB gene encoding nitrate ABC transporter permease: MTTTLGPGRQRSGRRPSLPVLKQALPYILCIGAFLVCWQILSALLGQARLPGPINVLINTWDPYISQPFFDDGGTSKGLGWQILISLQRVAVGYCLAALVGISVGGFLGLNRFAGKGFDPVVQVLRTVPPLAWFPISLMVFQDANTSAVFVIFITAIWPIIINTAVGIQEIPQDYTNVARVLRLSKRAYITNIVIPATVPYVFTGLRIAVGLAWLAIVAAEMLKADGGIGYFIWDAYNAGGDSSSSQIILAILYVGVVGLLLDRLVAWVGRKVSKGAS; encoded by the coding sequence ATGACCACGACGCTCGGTCCAGGGCGGCAGCGCAGTGGCAGGCGTCCAAGCCTGCCTGTGCTCAAGCAGGCCCTTCCTTACATCCTCTGCATCGGTGCCTTTCTGGTGTGCTGGCAGATCCTCTCAGCGCTCCTGGGTCAGGCCCGTCTACCCGGTCCGATCAACGTGCTGATCAACACCTGGGATCCCTACATCAGCCAGCCGTTCTTCGATGACGGCGGCACCAGCAAGGGGCTGGGTTGGCAGATCCTGATCTCGCTGCAACGGGTGGCCGTGGGCTATTGCCTGGCCGCACTGGTTGGTATCAGCGTGGGGGGGTTTCTCGGCCTCAATCGTTTCGCCGGCAAGGGCTTTGATCCGGTGGTGCAGGTGTTGCGCACGGTGCCACCGCTGGCCTGGTTCCCGATCTCACTGATGGTGTTCCAGGACGCCAACACCTCGGCTGTCTTCGTGATCTTCATCACGGCGATCTGGCCGATCATCATCAATACCGCCGTGGGCATCCAGGAGATCCCCCAGGACTACACCAACGTGGCCCGGGTGCTGCGCCTGAGCAAGCGGGCCTACATCACCAACATCGTGATTCCGGCCACCGTGCCCTATGTGTTCACAGGCCTGCGGATTGCCGTGGGTCTGGCCTGGCTGGCGATCGTGGCCGCCGAGATGCTCAAGGCCGATGGCGGCATCGGCTACTTCATCTGGGACGCCTACAATGCTGGTGGTGACTCGAGTTCCAGCCAGATCATCCTGGCCATCCTCTACGTTGGGGTGGTGGGTCTGCTGCTCGATCGGCTGGTGGCCTGGGTGGGCCGCAAGGTGAGCAAGGGGGCCAGCTGA
- a CDS encoding ABC transporter substrate-binding protein, protein MSNLSRRKFLLTAAGSAAGAVWLAACGGPSKKPEMQASSGASGGADAPEVPGATLGFIALTDASPLIIAKEKGFFAKYGMPDVKVVKQTSWAGTRDNLELGGERGGIDGAHILTPMPYLLTTGSITKSQKPLPMYILARLNVNGQGLSLSNEFLAEKVTIKDPKIKAIAARKKASGKLLKAAMTFPGGTHDLWMRYWLAANDVNPATDADLVVVPPAQMVANMQTGTMDTFCVGEPWNQRTVNQKLGYTGAITGELWKDHPEKAFSMRSDWVDKNPKAAKAMLMAVQEAQIWCEDPANLDELCDITSKDRYFKCSVEDIKPRLAGSFDYGDGRTVTDTPLKMHFWSDQNSHSFPYKSHDLWFLTEDIRWGYLPRSTDTQALIDKVNRSDLWREAATAIGQAQAIPASDSRGKETFFDGVVFDPEDPKGYLASLNFKTLK, encoded by the coding sequence ATGTCCAATCTTTCGCGCCGCAAGTTTCTGCTCACCGCCGCCGGCTCCGCAGCGGGTGCCGTCTGGCTGGCTGCCTGTGGAGGCCCCAGCAAGAAACCCGAAATGCAAGCCAGCAGCGGTGCCAGCGGGGGGGCCGACGCCCCCGAGGTTCCAGGTGCCACGTTGGGCTTCATTGCCCTCACCGATGCCTCGCCGCTGATCATCGCCAAGGAAAAGGGGTTCTTCGCCAAGTACGGGATGCCCGATGTGAAGGTCGTGAAGCAGACCTCCTGGGCCGGAACCCGCGACAACCTGGAGCTGGGGGGCGAGCGTGGCGGCATCGATGGTGCCCACATTCTCACGCCGATGCCCTACCTGCTCACCACAGGTTCGATCACCAAGAGCCAGAAGCCACTGCCGATGTATATCCTGGCCCGGCTCAATGTGAATGGCCAGGGCCTGTCCCTCTCCAATGAATTCCTGGCCGAAAAGGTCACTATTAAGGATCCGAAGATCAAGGCTATTGCCGCCAGGAAAAAAGCCAGCGGCAAGCTGCTCAAGGCAGCCATGACCTTCCCAGGTGGCACCCACGACCTGTGGATGCGCTATTGGCTGGCAGCCAACGATGTGAATCCCGCCACCGACGCCGACCTGGTGGTGGTTCCCCCCGCCCAGATGGTGGCCAACATGCAGACCGGCACCATGGACACGTTCTGCGTGGGCGAGCCCTGGAACCAGCGCACCGTGAATCAGAAGCTTGGGTATACCGGCGCCATCACGGGCGAGCTGTGGAAAGACCATCCCGAAAAAGCCTTCTCCATGCGCTCCGACTGGGTGGACAAAAACCCCAAAGCCGCCAAAGCCATGCTGATGGCCGTGCAGGAAGCCCAGATCTGGTGCGAGGACCCGGCCAACCTTGATGAACTTTGCGACATCACATCAAAGGATCGTTATTTCAAGTGCAGTGTGGAGGACATCAAACCTCGTCTGGCCGGCAGTTTCGACTACGGCGACGGGCGCACGGTAACGGACACTCCGCTGAAGATGCACTTCTGGAGTGACCAGAACTCCCACTCCTTTCCCTACAAGAGCCACGACCTCTGGTTCCTCACCGAGGACATCCGCTGGGGTTATCTGCCACGGAGCACCGACACCCAGGCCTTGATCGACAAGGTGAACCGCTCCGATCTGTGGCGTGAGGCCGCTACTGCCATCGGCCAGGCTCAGGCCATCCCCGCCAGTGATTCCCGTGGCAAGGAAACCTTCTTCGACGGCGTGGTGTTTGATCCAGAAGATCCCAAGGGCTATCTGGCCAGCCTGAACTTCAAAACTCTCAAATAG
- a CDS encoding anthranilate phosphoribosyltransferase: protein MSVSQPLPTIAVRRDQQLRALGAERARFRELIGKVGSGEHTSTGLNREEARTAMDLMLQGQVSEAQLGAFLIAHRIRRPLPIELAGMLDSYRQHGPVLRTPGRRALSFGVPYDGRSRTAPLLPLLALVLASSGVPVVLHGGAPMPVKYGVTLAELFAALGIEWRGLPLAVLQERLDLHGLALSHQPDHFPAAQRLLPARDEIGKRPPVASLELLWTPHQGEHLLVSGFVHPPTEKRAWEALGAANESEVLTVKGLEGSTDLPSSRAGITARLRQGSVERLLLHPRDHGLHGEEVAWEDLESWQRQALAALRGEGPLARPLLWNLGAYLWLADQIDTLDAALDQARGLLAARSGERLRQTLVNR from the coding sequence ATGTCCGTGTCGCAACCGCTACCAACCATCGCCGTGAGACGGGACCAGCAGCTGCGGGCGCTGGGCGCTGAGCGGGCCCGTTTCCGCGAGCTGATCGGCAAGGTGGGCAGTGGCGAGCACACCAGCACCGGCCTCAACCGCGAGGAGGCCCGCACCGCCATGGATCTGATGCTCCAGGGCCAGGTGAGCGAGGCGCAGCTCGGCGCCTTTCTGATTGCCCACCGCATTCGCCGCCCCCTGCCAATCGAACTGGCCGGCATGCTCGACAGCTACCGCCAGCACGGCCCAGTGCTACGCACCCCGGGCAGACGGGCCCTGAGCTTTGGCGTGCCCTACGACGGCCGCAGCCGCACCGCCCCCCTGCTGCCCCTGCTGGCTCTGGTGCTGGCGAGCAGCGGTGTGCCCGTGGTGCTGCACGGCGGCGCGCCGATGCCCGTCAAGTACGGCGTCACCCTGGCGGAGCTGTTCGCCGCCCTGGGCATCGAGTGGCGCGGCCTGCCGCTGGCCGTCCTGCAGGAGCGCCTGGATCTCCATGGCCTGGCCCTCAGCCACCAGCCCGATCACTTCCCCGCCGCCCAGCGCCTGCTGCCGGCCCGCGATGAGATCGGCAAGCGACCGCCGGTGGCCAGCCTGGAACTGCTCTGGACTCCGCACCAAGGGGAGCACCTGCTGGTGAGCGGGTTTGTGCATCCGCCCACCGAAAAGCGCGCCTGGGAAGCCCTGGGCGCCGCCAACGAGAGCGAGGTGCTCACGGTGAAGGGCCTGGAGGGTTCCACCGACCTCCCCTCCAGCCGGGCCGGCATCACGGCCCGCCTGCGGCAGGGGTCGGTGGAACGGCTGTTGCTGCACCCCCGCGACCACGGCCTACACGGCGAGGAGGTGGCCTGGGAGGACCTGGAGAGCTGGCAGCGGCAGGCCCTGGCCGCACTGCGGGGCGAGGGACCGCTGGCCAGGCCTCTGCTCTGGAACCTGGGGGCCTACCTGTGGCTGGCCGATCAGATCGACACGCTCGACGCAGCCCTCGACCAGGCCCGGGGGCTGCTGGCCGCCCGCAGCGGTGAGCGGCTGCGCCAGACATTGGTCAATCGGTAA
- a CDS encoding nitrate reductase associated protein yields the protein MAPFDQAGNARHGGSCYRHAPGRRRAELTTENSGVAVAFPLISSLASTCFGFEADFTANLRCIPMAVRRKLDLAGVKLKLHHWSELTEAERNELLAWGDDAAAIEAMRAHLLKRTSSLSAGVARELPRPDGEPWQQVHKLPEVLAASCAQLGLHLRDEGWEQLNELQRFALVKLSHPGHEHRNLPRALAEFELLAAEPAP from the coding sequence ATGGCGCCATTCGACCAAGCCGGGAATGCCCGTCATGGTGGCAGTTGTTACCGGCACGCTCCTGGTCGGCGCAGAGCAGAGCTGACCACGGAAAATAGCGGGGTTGCGGTGGCCTTTCCCCTGATTTCCTCCCTTGCCAGCACCTGCTTCGGCTTCGAGGCCGACTTCACCGCCAACCTGCGCTGCATCCCGATGGCGGTGCGGCGCAAGCTCGATCTGGCCGGCGTGAAGCTCAAGCTGCATCACTGGAGCGAGCTGACCGAAGCCGAGCGCAACGAGCTGCTGGCCTGGGGTGACGATGCCGCCGCCATCGAAGCCATGCGTGCGCACCTGCTGAAGCGCACCTCCAGCCTCAGCGCCGGAGTGGCCAGGGAGCTGCCGCGGCCCGATGGGGAGCCCTGGCAGCAAGTCCACAAGCTGCCGGAGGTGTTGGCCGCCTCCTGCGCCCAGCTGGGCCTGCACCTCCGCGACGAAGGCTGGGAGCAGCTCAACGAGCTGCAGCGCTTCGCGCTGGTGAAGCTCAGCCACCCCGGCCACGAACACCGCAACCTGCCGCGGGCCCTGGCGGAGTTCGAACTGCTCGCGGCGGAGCCAGCGCCATGA